The window atcaaactaaaacaaacaaaaaagaccctTTACTCACGAAATCAAAGGATGCATTTTGCATAAACGTTTTGACAGGTTGTATTCAACAATATTTAGCCTTTAATCATCAGTGAAAGAAATTAACCTGCATATTGTCCAAAAAATTTTGCAACATAATACAGCCcacattttacaataactataaatgcaatataatctgtaaaaatggcGAATCACTATATAGTACCCCTGTGACTTATATGATATCGCACAGCAACTCCACTGCAATAGAAACAAACTTATCACAAGAAGAGATCTTAAAAACCATCATTTAGGTAAGACTGAAATCGTCACTAATGGctttataatgtttaaaaaggCTCTACTTTGAGgactttctgaaaagaaataaattctcaataaaatgaagcaattttcattttaagaacaaAGTTCGTAGATAGGACTCATGTGAAGATGTGTCCATGTGTTTATTGGAGGTAAGATGTTTTTGTtgctgcttttacttttttttttaatttttattggcatatagttgatttataatgtcatattagtttcaggtgcagaACATAGTGGTTCAACATTTTTGTAGATTAAACTCTACTCAaggttgttataaaatattggttctaCTCCCTGTGCTGGACAATactgtccttgtagcttatttcttttatacatagtagtttgtctCTCTgacgcccctccccctcccctgcccctccccccttccctctccccactggtcaccaacTAGTCTGTCCTCTAgatctgtgtgtttctgttttgttatatgtaTTCGTATTTTGATCAGGCTTTATGCCTGGGGAGAAAAAATCGGGAGTGAAACTTGCCATTTGTCCTGAAACAATTCCTCCCCCGGTTCTGCCGGAAGTAGCTGGCCGCTGCCCCCACCAGCGTGACCACCACCACGGACACGATAGGAGACACGATTTTCGCTACCATGTTACCTGCAGGGGTCAAGAAAAGCAAGATGGTCTGAGACTAATACGGCCAGCAGGAGCAccgtttattttaaataactctgCCATCACATCCCTTGCCCTATATTCACAGGAAAATGATTGAATTCTCACAAAGAGCCTGAGGAAGTGATTCTGCTGTCACCCCAGTGGCGCTCATGACCACATCTTATCCACCTAGAATATCCAATGCCTTTGCACAGAAAAAGGCACTTTCtatagttttttatttatttgttgagtCAAATGACTGTGTGTCTTTTTGGATGTAGATTGTTTATtcatgcaaaaaaataaagtttaaccaGAAAGTGCCCCCGTAGCTCTGCCCTTAAAGGACACTGGGGCTCTGGACTTAAGCACAGACTGGACATCAATGCCTTGAGGGAAGACCAGCACAAAGCTTTGCAAAGATCGAAGGTGGGGAACTGTGACAAAAACCAACGCTCTCCCAAAGAACAAATCATTGCTTCCGTTTAAAATAAGCATCCATGAAACCAACCATATcctgccattaaaaaagaaaaagatgatgagccttaaaaaattaaattcaattaaacaaaataaaataaaataagcatccATGTGGCACATCAAATCGGACCAAGTAGCTGGCGGATTGTAGATGATGGATAAAAGGCCATGCCGTGAACACGGCTCCCACATTGGTTGGAAGAGCGTTACCATGGACCCCAGGGATCTGTCCCTCCTCTGGCCACGCAGTCTCACCCTGTCCCCTGCAGGACCCTGCTCTCTAGGGCTCCCCGCCCCGCGTCCACCTCCTCTACCATGTGAGTTGGTGGCATTTCCCCACTGGGAGCTGGGGCCCAGGTCTTCACCCTCAGAGTGGGAGCTCTGGCCAACAGAACACAGAAGATGTGAGCTGTGCTGGTTCCTACCCCAGGCATCATTCTCCTCCTTCTTTGGGTaccctgcctggctgcctggtGAACAAAAATTCACCTGGCCTCTTGGACTGAGGTGGGCTGGTTTTCGCCCAGTTCCTGAATCATGTAATCATACTCataaccatcaccatcatcatcatcaatggTGGTGGTTTTCAGTCACTACACTTTGGGCTCTTTTGTTACGCATCACTGGGGACTGATACACCTGTATCCTTTCAACCATCCCATACAGATACAGTACCTCTCATCAATGCAAACCTTCAAATTGTCCTCCAAGCTGACCTCTTCTTCCTACCTCCAGTGCCAACACCCTGATTTAGCTCAGCATCCTCTCCAGTCTGGGAACTAAATGTGTCTTAAAGCTGATCTCCCAGACCCTTAGCTAGCCCTCGGATCCATGCTTCACACAGTAGAAATAGGAGCAAATCCTTTCCCACGAGCACGTATAAAGTACAGATATGTTCATGGGGCTCACCTGGCCCAACTCCAGGGttgtcccctctccccatcacAGCTCCACACCCTGGCCCCACAAATTCCTGGTGTTCCCGGGAGCGTACTCAACCTGACCTAGCATagaccctccctctcctctcctggccaCCTCCCACTCATCCTTTAGACCATGACTTGGAGATTATCTCCTCCAGAAACAGCCTTACCCACCTCCACCCGACCCCAGTCTAGGAAGAGTCCTCCCACCCTGCCGCAGGACCCCGGAAACCGTGCATCAGATCTGGATTCTTGCCTTGGATGCACCCCTGCTGCCCCACCTTCCGCCCAAGAGCAGAGAAGCATCCTGGACTTTCCAACAACACCTGTTCAGCAGAAAATACCAATACTGAGGCTCTGGATGGGTACCGGCTGTCAGGGCTGGAAAGCCTCCACAATCCCTTTCTCCTCCTGACAGCACTGACGGCTCCTGAAAGCCTTGTGGTCAGCTGGGCAGAGTTACTGTCATCCTCCATGTAAATGCCAAATTGCCGAGAGGCTGGACCCCATCCTCCCAGTGACACACGGAGAAAGTCTACCTTCCAGACGCCACCGTCCATTGTTTGACCTGTGACGGGGCCAGCAGTGCCCTGGGGGCTTCTtaacctcctcttccctctctgtcttgGCTTCTGTCAGCAGTGGTCCATGAAAGGGGCACCAGGGGTGCCACAGAGGCAGGTTCAagaaccccagccctgctccccaagCCCTGAGGCATCTTCCAGGCTGAGCACGGTCCTCGCCTCCCCGTCTCTGAGCCCACACGGAACCAGCGCCACCCTGAAGGGCAGACTTGTGCGTCCAGGAGCCTCCTGACAAACAGACAAACAGGAGGTGCCCTGGGAGAGGTCGGGCGGGCCGCGCCTGTCCCTTACCTTGAGGGTTCCCATATGTGGAAGAGCCGTCTCCACCTGGAAGGGGAGGAACACACAGTCAGTCATTTATTCGGAAGAGCTTATTGGGTGATTGTCTGCTGCAGGGCACCGTGGAGATGCCGGGGGCGTGGCCACAGGAGGACCCAAGCGTCTGCTCTCCTGGAGCTGACCTCCCGGTGGGGAAGTGGGGCAGGACAGGACTGGGAGGGGGGCATGCAGGCTGCATCGAAGGGTCAGGAGTGGGACGGGGCAATGAAGGCCAGGGGGTGTGTGGCTGTCATTTCAGGGGGTCAGGGAATATGCACGTAAGCACACACATGTGCCACACACAAGCACATGCCctcatacacacacgcacacagcgCAGACATGCGGACGTGCCTGCAGGCACCTCGTGCACCATGCCCATGCGACCACAGGCACACACACctctgcacacacgtgcacatgcaccTTCACACGCATACACGTGAACACACAAGAGCCgtgtgcatacatacacacatatctgctgacacatgcatgcacacgcgtgcacacagaAGGCACGTGTATGTGCGAACCCACACGCTgccatgcatgcacacacagccACATGCGTGCACACGTGAACGCATggtcacacacacaaacatgcacacacatgtttGCACACAGCCATGTCTACACGCAGGCACACACACGTGCTTGGatgcacgcatgtgcacacatgtaaTAGCACATGTAAGCAGGTCTTCGTTTCTTGAAAGGATTTCAATTTGCATCGCATGCAAAACACCTTCCCCAGCTTCAGTGACCAAGGGAGGACACATTAGAGAGCCAGGCGGTCAGGGGAGGTTCTGTGCAGGACCCCGAGAGGACAGGTTTCGCAGCAGCAGCCCACGCGGGCTGTTAGATCTTTAGGAGGAGAATTTCCCCGCATGCAGCTTTTAAGACATAACTCCTTTACCATAATTACTCCCATGGGAGCGGGGTCTGTAtctccctcctcctgcaggaCAGAAAGGACACAGGATACGGAAGGTAACAGTCGGGAAATCTCAGGGACGTCTCCAAAGGAAGCCCCAACAGGAAAGCCAGCATCCCGGAAGCCAGAGGCTGTGAAAACCTGCCAACGCCCCACCTGCTTCTCCCCAAGCCAGGGGGCGGCACACGCTCACTCAGGGCGTCCGTCCTCTGACCACACAGAGGCGGGGACGGAGCCCGAAGTGCAAAACCAGTGGGTTCTGCTAACGCATGCATCGGAGGCTGGCCGGGTGCAGGTACCCGAAGCCTGGGAGATACATTCAAGTCCCTTTCCGCTGCCATCCAGGACAACCCGGCCCCCGAGGCCAGGGACGCGGCCCCCGTCAGAAACACGGGCGTCAGTCATCTCAGCTCATAAAAAACTAAAGGAGGCTTCTCTACTCTCCCTTGTCTCCAGAgagcaacctttttttttttaaattgaagtatagttgattgacaatgctgtattaatttcagatgtGCAAcagagcaattcagttatacatatatgtgtacatatatattgttttcactataggttattgcgacatattgagtatagttccctgtgctgtacagtaggaccttgctgtttatctattctacatacagtcagagaggaatttttaaagacagaattaaGATGCAGACAAAATCCTTGGTGTTAATGTGGTTCGTTCTGTGGTGGAAGAGTGGATGTGGGTGCTGTTTCACTATTAAGGGGTCCTTTAATAAGCGGCCTCTTCCGAGTGGACTAGGGCTGGTGTTAGGGGCTGGATTGTGTccaccccccaaaattcataggttGGAGTCCTGACCCCCAGGACCTCACAACTGGGGCTGATTTGGAGATGGGGGTCTTTAAAGAGGGGATggaggtaaaatgaggtcactagggtgggTCCTGATCTCATAGGACTGgggtccttataaggagaggagatgaggacccagacacacacagagggactgcccatgggaggacacagggaggagacggccGTCCACACCCCAAGGGGACCccagccctgctaacaccttgaccTCAGATTTCAGCCTCCAGGACCGGGAGGAATAAAAGTGTGACGTGTAAGCCGCCCCGTCGTGCTGTTTGCTATCGCACCCGAGGTGACGCACACGGTGGGTATTAGAGAAACCTGCTGATCAAAAGCCAGTTCTGAAAAGGATGAGCAAAGCCGTTCCCCCACAATGCGAGGAGGGAAGACAGACGTGGGGCACGCCCTCCCCGGCCGGCCCTTCTGCGTTTTTCTTAAGAAAGGAAACACGCTCCACCAcctgcagggagaggctgggtgCGGGTCCCAGAACCTCGGGGCTTGGCTCAGAGCGGACTCACAGCCTCGCCCGGCTCGGGGCCGGCGGACGGCGGCGTGGACGCGGGCGGGAGCTGACGGTCTCTTCCAGAGCCTGCCGTGAACGTACgcgtgccccccgcccccaccctctgctgtgCACCCCGAGTGGCAGGTGGTGGCCGTCACCTGCTGTGCATACTAGGATGTTCTGCAGAAGCGTTATTACCCTCTCAGGATACAAGATCATTCGGACGGGGGACAGGTCCCCAAGAAATGGCACCGCGTGATTCCAGCCCTGACCCGTTTCCCGGGAAACCGTGCAGAAACACTCAGGGCTCCCCGGGGCACGGCTGGGACAGTTCGTTCTTTCTGCCTTAGGAATCcggcagagaaggaaagaaacagcccAGACCGAGACTTACAGCAGGTGGAGGTACAGATTACAGCACTGAggttgcatatttgaaagttgctaagcaGGACAGATCTTAAAAATCCTCCtcacaaaaggggaaaaaaaataacagttgtaactgtgtggtgatggatgctcGCTGCACCTCCTGCGGGGGTCACCCCACGACATAGACAAACATCGCAAGACGGAACGTCACGTCAGCCGTATCCGACTTAGGGACATCCATCCAAGGCGTTTCGTTCTCCCAGCTGTGACGTCTTGCCGCCAAATCGCCCCTTACAGAACCAGAGGCCGTCTGAAGACTTCAAGAGCCACATCGATCAAACCAACGCAACAccgtaaaccaactatacttcaataaaaaaatcaatttaaaaaattggttaaaaaaaaaaatcaaccgaTCGCTCGGGGGGAACCTGACTCTAGACAAGGCGCCTGCCCACTGCTCCGTTCTTTCTTGGCATCGTCCGCGAGCGTAACAAAGAATGCCCCGTTCGCTGGATGTTGCCCCCCTTGTGAGCCTCGTAGGCTGTTGCTCTGCTTCTCTTTACCTGGACACAGGGGTGTGGTGGCCGCACCTGGGCTCCCGGGGAGCAGGACGACGCCAAGCGGAGGTCTGTCTGCACAGACGGTGCAGAAGAGCCCGCAGAGAGACTGCCAACACCCAAGACCCCGCGAAGAAGATGCGATGCGGAACAGAAGTGGGAACCCCGAAAAgtgccaccccagccccaccccagcgcTGGGTTTACCGTGTGTGTCTCCGTAGCCGTCGTGAGGTGGGTAGTAGCCgccaccgcctcctcctcctgcaggacAGAACGTGGGTTCAGCCACCGAGTCTGGGCTCCAGCAGGCGTCCGCCTGGAGCGCTGGCAATGGCACCAAAGCCTGGTCCAAGACTCACCCCAAAGAGAGCCCCGTAGGGTGGCAAAGATTGGGGACCACAGGGGAAACTGCTCAAAGGACAGAGTGTACATTTATATAACAAAgattctctgcattttttttaaacaggaaacatTCTGTGCATTTATATAGGAGAGATTTAGTGCATTTATATAGGAAAGATTCTAGGCACTTTTTTATATAGGAAATATTCTAGTGCATTTATATAGGGAACATTCTGTGCATTTATACAGGGAATATTCTGTGCATTTATATAGGAAATATTCTGTGCATTCATGTGGGATTCCGTGCATTTATATGAGAAAGATTGTATGCATTTATATAAGGCAGATGCTGTGCAGCTGGTCACAGCCCAgttacaggggaaattttacatAGAAATTGTATATGTACCTATATGTATGTGTAGagatacaaacatacacatatagaGACATGTAAGTATATAAAGacatacacacgtacatacatatacatgaatataaaGGTATATAGAGGAAAATAGATCTTTAATCGTCtctgccacaaaaaaaaaaaaaaaagagagagagagcaagcaagaAATGGAAACGCTGTGACAAAGGCCGGGGTTGGCTCAGGCCACAGCGGTGACCGCACTGCAACAGACAAGCGTATCAGATCAGCACACGGAGCCCGTCACACTCACACGGTGTTACACGTCAGCTGTGCCATAGAGAGCATTACATTTTAACAGAGACACGTGGAGATGCGGCACGTCCTCGGCCCACGCCGCCACCCCCCCCAGTCAGTTCACAGAGGCCCCCACGCACCTGCGGGCTGCCTGGGCCGGGGCGGGTACCGGCCGTCATCGAGGTCCTTGTCACTCAGGAAACCTGGGGGCGGAGCACAGGACCATCACACGGCGCCCTGGAGAGCCTTCTTTACAACCGAGCCTGTGATGGGGGCTCCGGGGCAGCTTCCAGAGAGCTGGAGAGCTGGCAGGACCCTCTCCGGGACCCCGGTGGGGTCGGGGTTGGGGGCCTGGGGACCCAAAGCCAGGGGTCCTTGTGGCCAGGACTCTCGCTTGTAGACAGAGCGTACAGGAAACCCATCAGCCGGGGAGGGACCACCGGTGAGACAGACGCCTTCTGATCGGAAAGTTTACGAGGAGCTGCTGACTGCAGAGAGTCCTTCATCCCTCGGaaccccaggccccaggggcagCACTGAGTCCTGGGATAGcttggagtggggggtggggcacagctCGGGAATCCCTCCTGTCTCTGCATCCTGGGAAGAGGTGGGGTGCTTCCTGCAGGTCTCCTATGGACCCTCTTCTCTGGGTCCCCCCACCCGCGACTTCCACACCCTTTGCCTCATGCACGTTTACAAAGAGGCACCCTCAAATGGCGACTGGAGAGCTGCAACTTGCAGCCTCAGCCCGGTGCTCTGGGGCGGGGAGACAGGCTGGAGGTTGAGGGCAATCCCCAGCGGCCCACGAGTTCATCACTCAGGCCGTTGCAAGGAAGCAGTGTCCGTGGAAACGCAGAAGGGTGGGGTTTGCAGGGCTTCCGGATTGGAGAACTTCTCTAACTCCAGGCGGACAGGGTTCCTGCGCTTGGGGTCCTCCCAGATCCCACCTGGGtgtctctccatctgtctgtTCATCTCCGCCCTTTATCACGTCCTAAACTGGTAAACGTCAGGCTTTGTCTGAGTCCCGTGAGCCTGTTCTAACAAGGTAACCAAACCGGAGGACTGTCACGGGGAAGTCCCGTCTATAGCCGGTCGGCCGGTCGGGAGCACAGGTGACACTCTGGGACTTGGGACTGAAGTGGGGAGAGTCTCGCAGGACGGGGAGCCCTCAACCGCTGGGGTCTGACGCTGTCTCTGGGTAGACGACGCCAGAACTGAATTCATCACTGGGTGCTTTTGGCAAAACACACACGTGGGACAGACCACGAGGTCGCCCTCGAGCTCCCGTTTGGGGAAAACCTGGATATGCTTCCTGGTTCCCTCCGTGCAGAATTTTCTGCATGAGCAGagtcttaagattttttttttttccaaactggaaTCAAATTTAATGTGCAACGTGTCGGCAAAGTTGACTTGTGAGTTTTGGCACTACCGTTTCTAAAACTCTTCTGAGCGCCCGATGTTCAGAGCCTATTCGGGGGTCGTGTCCACGTGGAGTCTGGCGATGGGGCATGGCACTGTGCAGCCTGGGCTGCTTGCTCGCTGGGGTCCAGGgcgtcgggggtggggggaggtctgTATTTTAGAATCAGAATAAACCTCAGGGCCTttaggggctggggtgggcccaTCTGCTGGGTACAAGCCGAGGTGCGGGGTGTCTGGGTGCCGTACACCTGGCTGTGCAAGCGAATTCAAAGGGGAGGCTGTTGCTCCCAGAGGAAGGAGCCTGGGGCCGCCAGCTTCGAGAAGTCTATGTGTGTCCTCCCCAGAGCCAAAGAGATGGCCCCAAACATGCACCTGGGAGGGAAGACGGTCCGACTTCACCCGGCCAAAGCTGCCTCCGTCACCCGCCAGCCCCGATTTGCAAAGCCTGAGCCCCAATTCTTACTGCTCAGAGCCCAAACATCCCGCTGCCCTTTGAAAGCCGGTGTTGAGGGCCAGAGACTCGGGGCCCCTGCGGGATCCGAGGGGGGACCTTGTCACAATGAGGCGAAATGTCTCTGGAGCACGTTGCATTTTTGCAACCCGGGGAAGAagccaaaaggaaacaaaaggtgTCCTCCGTCAGAGTACCCCCGCCAGCTGCCGGCGGGGAGCAGGTGGACACTTTCCTTAAAGAATCTCCGTGTGGTTCAAACGCAAACAGCACTTCACCGTCGAGGACAGAATTCCAAGACGGGTCCGCTGCTCCCCTCCCGAGGCTTCCGGACTGTGTCCCACTGTCAGAGCAGGTGGATGGCTacacatgagcagagaaaggggaacgcGGGCCACacggcaggaactgggcagacaGGAAGGGCACCGGCCAAacgcaggaaaccacacatcatgtgagcagcaggggtccctgggcagagagagaaaagcaggaacctctgggctcaTAAGGGGTCACACATTTTAGGGTGAcgagtggcctggagaccaacaaagaaaggtgagaaaaggcaggaacttccagtgtccgaatgtaaccttttgctcattatgccctcatttcaacaaaattagccttgcagattacaAGCTCCCATTCACCACAGTCctatccagactaaataaggacaaaaatccttcctcccttcgggaaggtgcggctgggatgaaaatcagggaataggaccccacacccttccctccccaatgaacctaccgcccattcatttttacaccctgtgtaaccaacttgccaaagtaactcagggcagccgctcacctgagcctgcccgctctcccctcgAGGGTGAACCATCcgtcctttaataaatcctcactttactttttctctgttttttaaaccactacgtcttgtctctgaattctttctggggcGGGACGAGAACCTGGAACACGGGTGGCATCCACCGTCGACCCCCACACTCACGACTCTCACCTCCGCTGTTGTCGTAAGTGCCAGGCTGCGGGCGAGGCGGCGGCTTCGGCGGTGGGTAGATACCTGTTGTTGAAAACAGCAAGGTGGTTTTAGGAAAGCCATGGCACCTTCCAGGGACGAACCGGCCACCCACGCAGAAAGACCGGAATACAAGGTGACAATCCGGCTGGTTCACATTTGCCGGGCAGAGCCCTCAAAAGGTCTTTAACCTCTCCAAGCACCAAGCTTTAAAAACCCGCTTTGATCTCGGCACCCGGGACCTCCTCCCCTGGTTCTGGGAGCAAAAAGCTCACGGGTTCCTGGAACGAAGGCGGCAGATACTGAGCTGGGAACGTCCCCCTGTGTGGGGTTATCGCAAAGGTCAGACGGTTGGCGAAAGTCCGTCCCCGATATGAGGACAAAAGCATCTCACGTTGCTGATGGTGCGTCCCGCTTTCCGCTCTGCGTGTGTATATTTCCACTCTACTGACCATCCCCTTTAAAGCACAAAAGGGGTTCAtttgggtgaatttttttttccctcttgtggCTTATGCTGATACCAAGAGCTGCATAAAGCGTATCAAATATAAATCCATAATCAGGACCGCCATCTCACGGCTGGGTTTTAGCAAAGCTTGAAAACAAACGCCGGAAAGCAACGTTCCTCTGGTTCAGGATGCATcagggaaggggtgtggggggaggCACAACTCaggggtggagtgtgtgcttagcttccacgaggtcccgggttcaatccctagtccttcgattaaaaagaaaaaaaaaaaaaaaaaaaagaagagaaaagaatgtgtTGGCCCCGGGAGTTGTGAGTCACAGGAGGACACCTCCCAAGCCTGAGATTTGCCCCCCACAGGCCCCGGGATGGATGAGTCAACCTGGTTCTGGTGACTCATTTTACAGGAGCCCGTGGAAGCACATTTAACCCGGTGTTTCCCAAATAGACGGTAGCAAGAAGTCCGTCCCATGAGCGATGTCCGCCAGCACCTTGCAGAAGAGCAACGCTCTGTCGAACAAGGCTTTGTGGAAAGGGCTGGGAGGAATTTTTATAAGAAGGAAATTGATGGAGCTGGGATGTtaaacttggaagaaaaaaagagcttttctttttcttaagaagcAAAGGGCAGAATTAGGTCATCTGCATGTTAGGAATCATTCTAcaaacacatgcaccccaatgttcatggcatcactatttacaacagccaagacgtggaagcagcctaaatgtccatccacagttgactggataaagaaggtgtgtatttacacaatggaatactacacagccataaaaaagaacaaaatcatgccatttgcagcaacatggatggacctgaagattttcagactaagtgaagtaagtcagacagagaacgagaaatatcatatgagatcactcctatgtggaatctttttttaaaatgacacaaatgaacttatttacaaaacagaaacagactcacagacatagaaaacaaacttatggttaccggggcgGGGGGacaggggataaattgggagttgcaGATTTAAAAGATGGTCTTAAAGGATGGTAGTCACTTAGCCAGCCTTTAACTAACTCAGTTAGTGCCATGAGTTGCTTTGCAATTAGGCAACGCTTCATCGAACCTGACTTCTTACTTTGActgaccacctccctccccacgaGGAGATGAGTTTCCACCCTTCCCAATGCCTAGAACCTTCCATGGAGCTTCCCCACGCCCTCAACTTTTCCGGCTTTCCAGGTCCCCATCTCCATGGTcacattttagcttttttttttttttttcagttcctgaaTTGCTGAGGAGTTTCCGGGCTATTGGCCCATATTTCCTCCTCCTCCGAAGGACAAATCACAGTAAGTCATGTTGATGCAAACCCCACCCTCCCTAGAGGGTGACCTGGTGCTTCTAGCCAAAGCAGCTGGATGaaaactagttaaaaaaaaaaaaaatgaaagaaagaaaaaaagagagacacgTTTCATCAAACCCGTTCTGAAAGCAGTGAACGTTCTTACCTCCCCCGTGGTGGTCGGGACTCGCAGGCCGTGGTGGGTATGGGGGCTTCGGCTTTGGGTAGATACCTGTCGGGGTACAAATGAGACTGCGTGTTTGGAAGAGAAAAACGTCCCTCCCTCAGAAGCAGCCTGTAAAACAAGAACAGCAGGTGATTATAGAGCTTATATCTTACTCACCGCTGTTGCTCAGGGCATTGGGGATTACCATCgaccaggtttaaaaaaaaattacttcggCGGTTAGAAACAAAATCTCAGCATTTAGAACGGAAAGAAAAAaccacacagagacacacacacaactgtttttttctttttctttttctttttttttccttcaaggctACTTTTTGTAACGTTACTAGGTGATACCACCTTCCTCTGGTTAAGATTCGCTTCACGCgtcttttcccatttcctc is drawn from Camelus ferus isolate YT-003-E chromosome X, BCGSAC_Cfer_1.0, whole genome shotgun sequence and contains these coding sequences:
- the XG gene encoding glycoprotein Xg isoform X5; protein product: MESWRGLFCLACLCLLTPARGQGDFDLADALDDPEPTKKPSSGIYPKPKPPYPPRPASPDHHGGGIYPPPKPPPRPQPGTYDNSGGFLSDKDLDDGRYPPRPRQPAGGGGGGGYYPPHDGYGDTHGGGRYRPRSHGSNYGGDGSSTYGNPQEPETV
- the XG gene encoding glycoprotein Xg isoform X4 yields the protein MESWRGLFCLACLCLLTPARGQGDFDLADALDDPEPTKKPSSGIYPKPKPPYPPRPASPDHHGGGIYPPPKPPPRPQPGTYDNSGGFLSDKDLDDGRYPPRPRQPAGGGGGGGYYPPHDGYGDTHDRPPLGVVLLPGSPGAATTPLCPGGGRYRPRSHGSNYGGDGSSTYGNPQEPETV
- the XG gene encoding glycoprotein Xg isoform X3, which encodes MESWRGLFCLACLCLLTPARGQGDFDLADALDDPEPTKKPSSGIYPKPKPPYPPRPASPDHHGGGIYPPPKPPPRPQPGTYDNSGGFLSDKDLDDGRYPPRPRQPAGGGGGGGYYPPHDGYGDTHGGDGSSTYGNPQGNMVAKIVSPIVSVVVVTLVGAAASYFRQNRGRNCFRTNEPETV
- the XG gene encoding glycoprotein Xg isoform X1; this encodes MESWRGLFCLACLCLLTPARGQGDFDLADALDDPEPTKKPSSGIYPKPKPPYPPRPASPDHHGGGIYPPPKPPPRPQPGTYDNSGGFLSDKDLDDGRYPPRPRQPAGGGGGGGYYPPHDGYGDTHDRPPLGVVLLPGSPGAATTPLCPGGGRYRPRSHGSNYGGDGSSTYGNPQGNMVAKIVSPIVSVVVVTLVGAAASYFRQNRGRNCFRTNEPETV
- the XG gene encoding glycoprotein Xg isoform X2; this encodes MESWRGLFCLACLCLLTPARGQGDFDLADALDDPEPTKKPSSGIYPKPKPPYPPRPASPDHHGGGIYPPPKPPPRPQPGTYDNSGGFLSDKDLDDGRYPPRPRQPAGGGGGGGYYPPHDGYGDTHGGGRYRPRSHGSNYGGDGSSTYGNPQGNMVAKIVSPIVSVVVVTLVGAAASYFRQNRGRNCFRTNEPETV